The segment TAGGATCTGCGTCACTTGGCACCCAGTCACCGCCACCGCCGGCTGTAATATTTATAATCACATCTGTATCTGCCTCACGAATGCGCTCCACTACTTCTTTAAAAAGATTCACATCGTGACTTAATTTTCCTGTTTTCGGATCGCGTACATGCACATGTGCAATGGTTGCTCCTGCTTTCGCTGCTTTAATCGCTGAATCTGCAATTTCCTTTGGGGTCACAGGAACATGTGGACTCTTTTCTGTCGTTTCTCCTGCACCTGTTACTGCACATGAAACAATTACATTCTTATTCATTATGAATTCCTCCCTTATCTATATCTAAATGTTTCCACAAAATGCTAATTTTATTTACTTCTATTTTGCCGTGTTGCTGTGAGCGGATATAGCATGGTTGTTTATCCTTATAAAACTTTAACATGCATCAAAAAAAATAAAAAATACAATTATATACCGGAAATTGGAGCATACTAAAGAAAAAGTGAGCCTGTTCAACGTAAACTTTATACAACTTAAATTTTACAAAGTTTATGTTTTATTATTTAATAAAAATTTTTTTAGATAGAAAGGACTGTTTTTATGAATGCAAAATTGATTGATTGGCCTACATTTATCGGCGCGTTGATTGTCTTGTTATGTGTTGCAATTCCGCTAATGCTTTTTCCAGAGGCCGGTGCTGAAGTTATAAATATGGCGAACAGTTTTATGACCGGAAACTTTGGTGTTCTTTATATGATCCTTGGGTTAGTAGCTTTCATTTTCCTGTTGTTTGTTGCGTTTAGTAAAAATGGAAAAATTAAGCTTGGAGATAAAGATGATGAGAAGGAGTTCGGTAATCTTTCTTGGGCTGCCATGTTATTTGCGGCCGGAATTGGATCAAGTATCCTGTACTGGGCAATGATCGAGTGGGCTTACTATTATCAGGGGCCGCCATTTGGCGTGTCACCCGAATCAAATGAAGCCATCCAATGGGCGTCTGCCTATGGTATTTTCCATTGGGGGCCAATTGCTTGGGCGATTTATACATTACCCGCGTTACCAATTGCTTATTTCTATTATGTTCGGAGGAATCCGGTGCTTAAGATCAGTAAAGCGGTACAACCTGTAATCGGCAAGTTAGCTGATGGACCGGTCGGTGTAGTTATTGATGTTTTGTTCATATTTGGTTTAATGGGCGGGGCCGGAACGACGTTGGCACTTGGAACACCAATGATTGCAGAAGGTGTTAATGAGCTTACAGGAATCCCGGTTACACTTGGTCTCCAAACCGCAATCTTGCTTTTATGTACAGTCATATTTGCAATTAGCGCGTATTCCGGATTAAAGCGAGGAATCAAATTTTTAAGTGATATTAATTTATGGCTGGCCGTTTTTGTCCTGTCATTTATCTTCGTATTTGGACCAACCGTTTTCATCAGTGAAACAACTATTTCCAGTTTTGGCATTCTTGCTGATAACTTTTTCAGGATGGCTACATGGTTGGAGCCGTTCGGTAACTTAGCCGGGTTTACCGAAACAGAATTCCCGGAATCCTGGACCGTGTTTTACTGGGCTTGGTGGGTTGTTTATGCGCCGTTTGTCGGGCTGTTTGTTGCACGTATCTCCCGTGGACGCACCATTCAAGAGATGATCATTGGTACAATGGTATATGGAACCATTGGCAGTGTCTTGTTCTTTGGTATTATGGGAAACTTCGGGCTATATCTACAGCTGTCAGGGGCATTTGACGTTATCGGCCATATGAATGAATTTGGTGCACCTTCCGCTATTATCGCAATCATGGGCCAATTACCAATGGCAGGTATCATGGTCGCGTTGTTTACCATCCTTGCGATCATATTTTTGGCAACAACATTTGATTCCTCGTCCTTTATTCTGGCTTCAGTCGTGCAAAAGAAAGTTCAAGGCGAGCCGATGCGTTGGAATCGCTTGTTCTGGGCATTTACGTTATGCATATTGCCACTTGTCATGATGTATATTGGAGGCTTAGAAACATTGCAAACAGCAAGTATTGTCGCAGGATTCCCGGTTATATTTATCATGTTCTTACTCGCCTGGTCCTTTATGAAGGCATCCAGCAGTGATATTAGAGCTTCCAGAGATTACAACTCCCCCACGATTCATATTGATCCTAGTGAATCGGTGAAGAGGAATCGTAAGCGGGGGGAAGAATAATCGAAACGATTACCTAGAACGCTCCTTGGCGATTGAAAACGCGAAAAAGCACCCATTACGGGTGCCTAGCCCACACCCAATCACTGCAAATGCTTCGGCGGTGTGTTTTTATGACTCTTCCGCTTCACTTCAGCAAATAAATCATCTTGCTGGTCTGGAGGGAGGGGTTGGTTGTTGGGTTGGTTTACATTCATCATCCCCAAATGCTGCACAATTTGGTCAAGTGTTTGCTGCATCGTCTCTAGCTGTTGTAAGTCTTTTTTCGTTGCGGTCTGTGCTTCTGGCTTTAATACGTAACCGATTTGACCATTTGGCTCGAGTGTCGCCCATTGCACATCACTTATCCTCGTTATATTCTTTTGACGCAAATTCATTTCCAGCTGATCTGTCGTTAATCGCAGCTTTCTTAGATTTTTCTCATTTAACGTCCCATTTTCTATCAATACCTTTGCTTTACCTGTGATTAAGCCTTCGAAAAAATCTCCTTTAATTTGCAGAAACTCCATGACGATCAATGTCAGTACGAGTATGGCACCAACTCCGAGCGTCACCCAGATATTTTCCCCGGCAACTGGCTGAATCAGCAGGGAGCCGATTCCAATCATGATCGCAGTTTGAGCAAGGGTCATTTGCGAAATTGATTTTCTTCCTGCTAACCGTAAAAGAAGTGTGCCACCAACTATAATGACGACTGCTTTCCAAATCCAATCAAATTCCATACAATGCAAGCTCCTTTTTATGGGTGATATGCATAGTTTGACTGATAGGCTTGGTATTATGCACTGTGCTAGCAAAACAAAAGGCACCCGTTTCTATTGAAAGGAGTACCCTACTGAAAATTTATTTCATTTTCACACCTGCTTGGCTGAGCTGGTCCAGCACAACGCCTGCACCATAATCCATGCCCTGGCAACCAGCTAATAGAACAAGATCGTCTTCCATTGCTTTATTTAACGACTCAACGATAGCACCTGGCAGTTCATCATATAAATGGACTTTAATATTCGCTTCTGCCATCACATCCATAAATGCATCCAGTTCCTCGTCTGTCACTTTATCTTTTTCGGTCGTATGCGAAATACTCCTGGTTGCCGTCACTTCATTTATCCCTAGCTCAGCAGCCCAATTAGCGAGAATTTCCGCGTTATCCCTGTTAATTTTTGCTCCCCGCCTGCCTCTGATCGCATAAACGACATGGAGATTGTTGTAATCCATAAAATGTATGGTTTGCAAGGTCACTTTGATATTTCCCGGGTTGGCAAAGTGGTCGTCCACAACTTTGAATTTATCTTCGTAAATAAATTCAAATCTTCTCGGAACACCGGTAAATTCTTTTAATGATTGCTGAATTGTCTCGATCGGCACGCCATTAAGCAATCCAATAATAATCGCAGTCATGGAATTATATACCGAATGAAGGCCCGGCACAGACAACTCTACGTTAAACTGGCTGGGCTTGTATTCTATATTATCCACTGTAAAAGGTTTTAAAATCTCAAATGTGAATCTTGCCCGCCCTGTGGATAGATCCAAGTCCTTACACCGCACCGTTCCTTTGTTACTATTAACTCCAAAAGCAATCACTTTCGCGTTCGTTTGATCAACAAGTGATGCTGAATATGCATCATCGAGATTAAGGATTGCAAAACTATGCTCGGAAGCATCTCGAATCAAACTGGATTTCACTTCAAAATATCTTTCAAAAGAACCATGTGTATCCACGTGCTCCTTGCTGATGTTATGAAGTGACACAATGTCATAATCGACTGCCTCCACGCGATGCATTTCAAGCGCAGCAGAAGACACTTCCATGCTCACATGGGAGACGTCATTATGGGCCATTTCGTTTAAAAAGTATTGTAGTTCCAAAGATTCCGGTGTTGTGAGTTCTGCTGGAATAGAAGTTTCTCCGTTTTTCACATTCACTGTTCCGATTAATCCGGTTTTAAGTGCATGCTGTTCCAAAATAGCATTTACCATATACGAGGTCGTCGTTTTACCATTTGTTGCTGTAATCCCGATCATTTTTAGTTTTTCCGATGGACGGTTGTAATAAGCAGCAGCTATCTTTGCTAATGCTATTCTACTATTTTCGACAAGAATCTGGGAAATAGCGACGTTTTCCTGAATTTCTTCTACGATAGCAACTTTTGCTCCACGGTTTGCGGCATCCTCAAGGTATCTATGCCCGTCCGTTTTATATCCCCTGATACAGACAAAAAGATGGTCTTCTGTCACTTTCTGCGAATGATACGAAATTCCGGAAATATCGATATTCGTTGATGTTGGATTATTTTGTATTTCTATTGCTTTTAACAAGTTATTTAATTTCATTTTGATTACCTCCACTAAACCTTGTCTCCCCTGCATTATCTATATTTGCTATTTATATGTACATAATTATATCAAAAAAGCGATTCTGGAACAGTACCTAAATAAGTACTTCTAATCCATAGAGTATAGCATATTTTTTAGGCGTTTAACAGAAAAACCTCATCTGCGTTAAAGCCACATCCAATACATGGCAAATGCCTTATCGCACAGGTCGGGATCCACCTTCAGGCTATTTGGAAAGCTAAATTTATTGGTGAAAGGCTGCCCTACATTAAAAAGGTAAAGCTGTTATCTTATGACAAGATAACAGCTTTACCTTTCAATTGTCTTTCTACTTTTTCAGTTGTTGTTTTTTTGGTCATTATCCCTGCAAAAAGATACAAGTTGATCGCCTACTCTCGCCTGGGGCACCGTAGAATCAAAGTCTGCCGAATCTGAAGTTATTAGGTTGTTCGCCATTCGCAAACCGACTACATGGCCAGGCATGAGCGTAACAATATTACCACCATAGCCCCTCATATTTGGCAGATAGAGCTCGCGTCCTTCTGATGAGCGATAAGGCTCAATATGCCAATTCATAGCATAATATTTAGGTCCAAACTCATTCCTCACTCCCTTGGGAAGAGCTAAAGCTGGAGGATCCTGTTTTGGCAATATGCTGTCCACCAGCTGGCGATTTAGTATCGGCTTGCCATTCCAGTTACCGCGCTTTTCATAGAGCAAAGCGATTTTTGCCAAGTCGTCCAGTGTGGCGTGATAACCGAAATCCATTCTGGGATGACCAGATAAGCCGTTGTCCTCGATGCTGCGATTTACTGGTGCGTAGTAAATACCAATTGGTTCGTACACTTCTTTCTTGAGCAACTGC is part of the Virgibacillus sp. NKC19-16 genome and harbors:
- a CDS encoding BCCT family transporter, translated to MNAKLIDWPTFIGALIVLLCVAIPLMLFPEAGAEVINMANSFMTGNFGVLYMILGLVAFIFLLFVAFSKNGKIKLGDKDDEKEFGNLSWAAMLFAAGIGSSILYWAMIEWAYYYQGPPFGVSPESNEAIQWASAYGIFHWGPIAWAIYTLPALPIAYFYYVRRNPVLKISKAVQPVIGKLADGPVGVVIDVLFIFGLMGGAGTTLALGTPMIAEGVNELTGIPVTLGLQTAILLLCTVIFAISAYSGLKRGIKFLSDINLWLAVFVLSFIFVFGPTVFISETTISSFGILADNFFRMATWLEPFGNLAGFTETEFPESWTVFYWAWWVVYAPFVGLFVARISRGRTIQEMIIGTMVYGTIGSVLFFGIMGNFGLYLQLSGAFDVIGHMNEFGAPSAIIAIMGQLPMAGIMVALFTILAIIFLATTFDSSSFILASVVQKKVQGEPMRWNRLFWAFTLCILPLVMMYIGGLETLQTASIVAGFPVIFIMFLLAWSFMKASSSDIRASRDYNSPTIHIDPSESVKRNRKRGEE
- a CDS encoding DUF421 domain-containing protein, with the translated sequence MEFDWIWKAVVIIVGGTLLLRLAGRKSISQMTLAQTAIMIGIGSLLIQPVAGENIWVTLGVGAILVLTLIVMEFLQIKGDFFEGLITGKAKVLIENGTLNEKNLRKLRLTTDQLEMNLRQKNITRISDVQWATLEPNGQIGYVLKPEAQTATKKDLQQLETMQQTLDQIVQHLGMMNVNQPNNQPLPPDQQDDLFAEVKRKSHKNTPPKHLQ
- a CDS encoding Mur ligase family protein, whose protein sequence is MKLNNLLKAIEIQNNPTSTNIDISGISYHSQKVTEDHLFVCIRGYKTDGHRYLEDAANRGAKVAIVEEIQENVAISQILVENSRIALAKIAAAYYNRPSEKLKMIGITATNGKTTTSYMVNAILEQHALKTGLIGTVNVKNGETSIPAELTTPESLELQYFLNEMAHNDVSHVSMEVSSAALEMHRVEAVDYDIVSLHNISKEHVDTHGSFERYFEVKSSLIRDASEHSFAILNLDDAYSASLVDQTNAKVIAFGVNSNKGTVRCKDLDLSTGRARFTFEILKPFTVDNIEYKPSQFNVELSVPGLHSVYNSMTAIIIGLLNGVPIETIQQSLKEFTGVPRRFEFIYEDKFKVVDDHFANPGNIKVTLQTIHFMDYNNLHVVYAIRGRRGAKINRDNAEILANWAAELGINEVTATRSISHTTEKDKVTDEELDAFMDVMAEANIKVHLYDELPGAIVESLNKAMEDDLVLLAGCQGMDYGAGVVLDQLSQAGVKMK